The following proteins come from a genomic window of Candidatus Zixiibacteriota bacterium:
- a CDS encoding 1-deoxy-D-xylulose-5-phosphate reductoisomerase, whose protein sequence is MATPKPIGIIGSTGSIGESTLRVVDRHRDRLRVVALAAGRNVARLAEQAERYRPEAVAVADAKCVDELRARLRGKLATEILAGGEGIAAIAAWTGVATVVVAVVGFAGVRPTLAAITAGKNVALANKETLVAAGAVVMPLARKHGAAISPIDSEHSAIWQCLRAGRREEVRRLILTASGGPFRTRPLSTFGQITPDEALAHPTWSMGPRITIDSATMMNKGFEILEASWLFDVDPACVDVVIHPQSIVHSLVEFHDGSSVAQMGVPDMTLPIAYALFAPERVESAPDLHPFDLASSGPLEFMPPEAERYPALDLARRAGIVGGTAGAVLNAADEVAVAAFLDHRLPFTGIVSLVQAVLDEHDVVFDPGFDDIVSADRWARARAEQHLGMSRR, encoded by the coding sequence GCATCATCGGTTCCACCGGTTCGATTGGTGAAAGCACGCTGCGGGTCGTCGACCGCCATCGCGACCGGCTACGCGTGGTTGCCTTGGCGGCAGGGCGCAATGTTGCCCGCCTGGCCGAGCAGGCCGAGCGCTACCGGCCCGAGGCCGTGGCCGTAGCCGATGCAAAGTGCGTCGATGAGCTGCGCGCTCGACTGCGCGGCAAACTCGCGACCGAAATCCTCGCAGGCGGGGAAGGGATCGCCGCCATCGCCGCTTGGACCGGCGTGGCGACCGTCGTGGTGGCTGTCGTCGGGTTCGCGGGCGTGCGACCCACCCTGGCCGCGATCACCGCCGGGAAAAACGTCGCTCTGGCCAACAAAGAGACGCTCGTCGCTGCCGGTGCCGTCGTCATGCCTTTGGCCAGGAAGCACGGCGCTGCGATCTCTCCGATCGATTCGGAACACAGCGCCATCTGGCAGTGTTTACGGGCCGGGCGGCGGGAAGAAGTCAGGCGCCTGATCCTGACCGCCTCGGGGGGGCCTTTTCGCACCCGACCTCTATCCACGTTCGGCCAGATCACCCCGGACGAGGCGCTGGCGCATCCGACCTGGTCCATGGGGCCGCGGATCACGATTGACTCGGCGACAATGATGAACAAGGGTTTCGAAATCCTGGAAGCATCGTGGCTGTTCGATGTCGACCCGGCCTGCGTCGACGTTGTGATCCATCCCCAGTCCATTGTGCATTCGCTGGTCGAGTTCCACGATGGCTCATCGGTGGCCCAGATGGGGGTCCCCGACATGACGCTGCCCATTGCCTATGCGCTGTTTGCGCCGGAGCGTGTCGAGTCAGCGCCCGACCTGCACCCGTTTGATTTGGCGTCATCGGGTCCTCTGGAGTTCATGCCCCCGGAAGCGGAACGATACCCGGCCCTCGACCTGGCGCGCCGGGCGGGAATTGTTGGTGGGACCGCCGGGGCGGTGCTCAATGCCGCCGATGAGGTTGCCGTCGCCGCCTTCCTCGACCACCGCCTTCCGTTCACCGGCATTGTGTCTCTGGTCCAGGCAGTACTCGATGAGCATGATGTTGTTTTCGACCCCGGCTTTGACGATATAGTGTCCGCGGATCGCTGGGCGCGTGCCCGAGCGGAGCAACATCTCGGCATGTCGCGTCGCTGA
- the rseP gene encoding RIP metalloprotease RseP, which translates to MTTTILSTVLVLGVLIFVHELGHFLVAKWAGIRVERFSLGFPPKLIGKTVGETEYCISWVPLGGYVKMAGENPEDGEPTGDPREFMAKSVGTRALVILAGPVMNFVTAIILFAAVFMIWGRPVVDPDHVVVGPVMADSPAQQAGIAPGDIIVAVDHHPVSSFEEMARMIHARPGDTVDIVWKRGDDLYSALVRSAVDTVQTTAGTDSVVGRIGVGLGYGTERLYPWTATVAAVGQTLDITREMFRFLGGLLSGHVSIKMVSGPVGIAKIAGDVAREGLNVLLGFMALLSVNLAILNVLPIPILDGGHLVFLVAEKLRGRPLTLRQRAIAQQVGLALLLLLIVTVTYHDVLRLFRG; encoded by the coding sequence TTGACTACGACCATTCTCTCAACTGTTCTGGTTCTCGGTGTCCTGATCTTCGTCCACGAGCTCGGGCATTTCCTCGTGGCCAAGTGGGCCGGAATCAGAGTCGAGCGCTTCTCGCTGGGATTTCCCCCGAAATTGATCGGCAAGACCGTCGGCGAGACCGAGTACTGCATCTCCTGGGTGCCATTGGGCGGCTATGTCAAGATGGCGGGTGAGAACCCGGAGGATGGCGAGCCGACCGGGGACCCGCGCGAGTTCATGGCCAAGTCGGTCGGCACCAGGGCCCTGGTGATACTCGCGGGCCCGGTGATGAACTTCGTGACTGCCATCATCCTCTTCGCCGCCGTGTTCATGATCTGGGGTCGCCCGGTTGTCGACCCGGACCATGTCGTCGTGGGCCCTGTCATGGCCGATTCCCCGGCCCAGCAGGCGGGCATCGCACCCGGCGACATCATTGTGGCGGTCGATCACCATCCCGTCTCCTCGTTCGAGGAGATGGCGCGGATGATTCACGCCCGTCCCGGCGATACGGTCGACATCGTCTGGAAACGCGGCGATGATCTCTACTCGGCGCTCGTGCGCTCAGCCGTCGATACCGTCCAGACCACCGCCGGCACCGACAGCGTCGTGGGGCGCATCGGTGTTGGACTGGGATACGGCACGGAGCGCCTCTATCCCTGGACCGCCACCGTCGCCGCCGTGGGGCAGACCCTCGACATTACCAGAGAGATGTTCCGCTTCCTCGGCGGGCTGCTGTCCGGGCATGTCTCGATCAAGATGGTCTCCGGTCCGGTCGGCATCGCCAAGATTGCCGGCGATGTGGCGCGTGAGGGGTTGAACGTGTTGCTCGGCTTCATGGCGCTTCTCTCGGTCAACTTGGCGATTCTCAATGTTCTGCCGATCCCGATTCTCGACGGTGGCCACTTGGTCTTTCTGGTGGCCGAGAAGTTGCGGGGGCGGCCGTTGACCTTGCGGCAGCGCGCCATCGCCCAACAGGTCGGCCTGGCTCTGCTGTTACTCCTGATCGTGACCGTGACCTACCACGATGTCCTGCGTCTCTTCCGTGGGTGA